One genomic region from Leptospira tipperaryensis encodes:
- a CDS encoding polyamine aminopropyltransferase, whose translation MQTALYISVLIISSCGLVYELLAGTIASYLLGETVTQFSLIIGTYLFSMGVGSWLSKYVEKDLIPKFLEIELAIGLVGGFSAAILYLSFGQIRFFQIPLFLLVILVGILVGLEIPVLLRILKKELQFKELVSRVLSLDYVGALLASILFPIFFAPKLGLIRTSFLFGILNAGVALWGTWALPLKHSRMILLRAQSVIVLTLLILGFSFSDLITYYSEETLYTDEIILSKQSQFQRIIVTRWKNEIRLFLNGHLQFSSRDEYRYHETLVHPAILAHPAPKKVLVLGGGDGLAVREILKHETVESVTLVDLDPAVTGLFTDHTVLKELNEGSLKNSKVKVINTDAFVWLEESDQTFDVVIIDFPDPSNFSLGKLYTTAFFHVLKRRMNETSVLEIQSTSPLFARSSYWCIEKTIASLGFQTLPLHVYVPSFGEWGFVLAGQRPIRFQEKFPKDLRFLNSEELKSIQIFPSDMSKIPVEINRLDNQALVRYYDREWNRILD comes from the coding sequence TTGCAAACAGCTCTTTATATTTCCGTTCTCATCATTTCTTCCTGCGGCCTCGTCTACGAACTCTTAGCCGGAACCATCGCTTCCTATCTTCTTGGAGAAACCGTCACTCAGTTTTCATTGATCATCGGAACTTATCTCTTTTCGATGGGAGTAGGTTCTTGGTTGTCCAAATACGTCGAAAAGGATTTGATCCCTAAGTTTTTGGAAATCGAACTCGCGATCGGACTCGTGGGAGGTTTTAGCGCGGCGATTCTTTACTTGAGTTTCGGACAGATCCGATTTTTTCAAATCCCTCTATTCTTGCTCGTAATCCTCGTAGGAATTTTAGTGGGTCTTGAAATTCCAGTTCTCTTAAGAATCTTAAAAAAAGAACTTCAGTTTAAAGAACTCGTATCACGCGTTTTGAGTTTGGATTACGTAGGAGCGTTACTCGCTTCGATTCTATTTCCCATTTTTTTTGCGCCGAAACTCGGGCTAATACGAACCAGTTTTCTATTCGGAATCTTGAATGCGGGAGTCGCGCTCTGGGGAACCTGGGCCTTACCTCTCAAACATTCTCGAATGATATTGCTCCGAGCACAATCCGTGATCGTTCTTACTCTATTGATTCTCGGTTTTTCGTTTTCGGATCTCATCACATACTATAGCGAGGAAACTCTCTATACGGACGAAATCATTCTATCAAAACAATCTCAGTTTCAGAGAATCATCGTTACAAGATGGAAAAATGAAATACGACTTTTTTTAAACGGACATCTTCAATTCTCCTCAAGAGACGAATATAGATATCACGAGACTTTGGTTCATCCTGCGATCTTAGCGCATCCCGCTCCCAAAAAAGTTTTGGTGTTAGGCGGAGGAGACGGACTGGCGGTAAGAGAAATTCTCAAACACGAAACAGTAGAATCGGTTACGTTAGTCGATTTGGATCCTGCGGTAACGGGCCTTTTTACCGATCACACGGTGTTAAAAGAACTCAACGAAGGAAGTTTAAAAAATTCTAAAGTAAAGGTGATCAACACGGATGCGTTCGTATGGTTGGAAGAATCCGATCAGACCTTTGACGTTGTGATCATAGACTTTCCGGATCCGAGCAATTTCTCATTGGGAAAACTTTATACCACCGCATTCTTTCACGTTCTCAAAAGAAGAATGAACGAAACTTCAGTCTTGGAAATCCAATCCACATCTCCATTGTTCGCCCGCTCTTCCTATTGGTGTATAGAAAAGACGATTGCATCCTTGGGTTTTCAGACTCTACCCTTACACGTCTACGTTCCTTCTTTTGGAGAATGGGGATTTGTTCTCGCGGGACAAAGACCGATTCGATTCCAAGAAAAGTTTCCGAAAGATCTTAGATTTTTAAATTCGGAAGAACTCAAGTCGATTCAAATCTTTCCTTCGGATATGTCCAAAATTCCGGTGGAGATCAATCGATTGGACAACCAAGCCCTCGTGAGATATTACGATCGGGAATGGAATCGAATCTTAGACTAA
- a CDS encoding EVE domain-containing protein — protein sequence MNHWLFKTEPDVFSIDDLYNSPSHIAPWEGVRNYQARNFLRDSIKKGDLILFYHSQAKPLSIVGIAEVAKQGYPDHFAFDPSHKYFDPKSKNENPTWYMVDVKFKKRFPEPVTMEEMKKHKQLKNMVLLQKGSRLSIQPVSPAEFQFILGLAGVKL from the coding sequence ATGAATCACTGGTTATTTAAAACAGAACCCGACGTTTTTTCGATCGATGACCTGTACAATTCTCCTTCCCATATCGCTCCTTGGGAAGGGGTAAGAAATTATCAGGCGCGCAATTTCTTGCGTGACAGTATTAAAAAAGGGGATCTAATTCTCTTCTACCATAGCCAGGCTAAACCCCTTTCCATCGTTGGAATCGCCGAAGTTGCAAAACAAGGTTATCCGGATCATTTCGCTTTTGATCCTTCTCACAAATACTTCGATCCGAAAAGTAAGAATGAGAATCCAACGTGGTACATGGTAGATGTAAAATTTAAAAAAAGATTCCCTGAACCTGTCACGATGGAAGAAATGAAAAAGCACAAACAACTTAAGAATATGGTGCTTCTACAGAAAGGTTCTCGCCTTTCTATTCAGCCAGTTTCTCCCGCGGAGTTTCAGTTCATTCTGGGACTTGCGGGTGTGAAACTTTGA
- a CDS encoding GNAT family N-acetyltransferase, producing the protein MKFIPIKSDSSELLELEKNVIVEDVVASVLQMYNASEQLPLEPWIAYLYVQGNDVLGTCAFKSPPQEGQVEIAYFVFPEYEGKGLGTFFAAFLVAQARLAFPQVIVMAQTLPENNASTRILERLNFEKTGESIHPEDGKIWQWSRR; encoded by the coding sequence ATGAAATTCATCCCTATAAAATCTGATTCAAGCGAACTGCTTGAGCTCGAAAAAAATGTCATCGTTGAAGACGTTGTCGCAAGTGTACTACAAATGTATAATGCAAGCGAGCAGTTGCCCTTAGAGCCATGGATTGCGTATCTGTATGTGCAAGGAAACGATGTACTTGGTACTTGTGCCTTCAAATCACCCCCACAGGAAGGTCAAGTGGAGATAGCCTACTTCGTTTTTCCGGAATACGAGGGAAAGGGGTTAGGTACTTTCTTTGCAGCGTTCTTGGTTGCTCAGGCTCGTTTAGCATTCCCTCAGGTGATCGTTATGGCGCAGACTTTGCCGGAAAACAATGCATCCACACGCATACTCGAACGCCTGAATTTTGAGAAGACGGGTGAGTCTATTCACCCCGAGGACGGCAAGATTTGGCAATGGTCACGCAGATGA
- a CDS encoding 7TM diverse intracellular signaling domain-containing protein, whose amino-acid sequence MKFKVLPLLVLLLIGTFSVFSDSASVLDNGVSQQQSAFSLSEKMKGEFLGKTLQVLEDPKGQIRIEDFSNPNFHPEWKNFEKESLSKGYTQSTFWIRSKIHFEKIGHGFQPWFLELANPASEEFILYKKLSQFPVRYQEIKRVQSIEYFHPVYRLVTQYGNTEEYLIKVSTRRSLILNLKAWTANEFITNVQVQNILFGLFFGALLVMLVYNGFVLSTVKEAGYLFYVLYLLFFGLWQLSVTGVGNQYLYTSALKTWNDLLVPFAYLAIVFSIQFTRSFLHTGRTMKVTDYILISFMIPGIAGILLSFFPIFYFWNMQALTLFPIFTSVVVIYAGIDRYRQGYRPARFFLLAWSVLVAFILITVLRNLSVLPSNLFTNWGSLIGSLLEMTLLSFALADRFKSLQAESLQTSIDAYENQIKLSEIEQELKIARELQESILPDKLPKVEGIELSVKMECASSVGGDFYDFHDYGDGRLGVFISDVSGHGIPAAIIASMVKLAFSIEVRKAAEPAEVLKNINRALMGKYGKHFITAAYLIIDLHKGIITYSNAGHPPIAILNHGKGEFREIFLPGWIMGIDGNLKNGQLIIPIKKEDRIIMFTDGVTEARNQYGQMFGYQKFYDFLKTNSAMQGRALNQLVFDTVKSWSGRGDQFEDDITLMILDLNGRVEKEEEPAVPLYQEISRTGA is encoded by the coding sequence TTGAAATTTAAAGTTCTACCGCTCCTCGTTTTACTTCTGATCGGAACCTTTTCGGTTTTCTCCGATTCTGCTTCCGTATTGGACAACGGCGTCTCGCAGCAACAATCCGCATTCTCCCTTTCCGAAAAGATGAAAGGCGAATTTTTAGGAAAAACTCTTCAAGTATTAGAAGATCCTAAAGGACAAATTCGAATCGAAGATTTTTCCAATCCGAATTTTCATCCGGAATGGAAGAATTTCGAAAAGGAAAGTCTTTCTAAAGGATATACTCAATCTACGTTTTGGATCCGTTCCAAGATTCATTTTGAAAAAATAGGCCACGGTTTTCAACCTTGGTTTTTAGAATTGGCCAATCCCGCTTCCGAAGAATTTATTCTCTATAAAAAACTTTCCCAATTTCCGGTTCGTTATCAAGAGATCAAACGCGTTCAGAGTATAGAATACTTTCATCCGGTCTATCGACTGGTCACTCAATACGGAAATACGGAAGAATATCTGATCAAGGTTTCTACCCGACGATCCTTGATTCTCAATTTAAAGGCTTGGACCGCTAACGAGTTTATCACGAACGTTCAAGTGCAGAATATTCTTTTCGGATTATTTTTCGGCGCCCTGCTCGTGATGCTCGTCTACAACGGTTTTGTCCTTTCGACCGTTAAGGAAGCGGGTTATCTTTTTTACGTTCTATATCTTTTGTTTTTCGGCCTCTGGCAGTTATCCGTAACCGGAGTCGGCAATCAATATCTCTATACATCCGCCCTAAAAACCTGGAACGACCTTTTGGTCCCGTTCGCCTATCTCGCAATCGTCTTTTCGATCCAGTTTACCAGGTCCTTTCTTCATACCGGAAGGACGATGAAAGTCACGGATTATATTTTAATTTCATTTATGATACCGGGGATCGCAGGAATTCTTCTTTCCTTTTTTCCTATATTCTATTTTTGGAATATGCAGGCTTTGACCTTGTTCCCGATTTTTACTTCCGTAGTTGTGATCTACGCGGGAATCGATCGTTATCGTCAAGGATATAGACCGGCTAGATTCTTTCTTCTTGCTTGGTCGGTGCTTGTCGCATTCATTCTGATTACCGTCCTCAGAAATTTATCCGTATTACCGAGTAACCTGTTTACCAACTGGGGATCTTTGATCGGTTCTCTTTTGGAAATGACTCTTCTTTCGTTTGCACTGGCGGATCGTTTTAAATCTCTTCAAGCCGAGAGTCTACAAACAAGCATCGATGCGTATGAGAATCAAATCAAACTTTCGGAGATCGAACAAGAACTGAAGATCGCGAGAGAACTTCAAGAATCGATTCTTCCCGATAAACTTCCGAAGGTGGAAGGAATCGAACTTTCTGTAAAGATGGAATGTGCGAGTTCCGTCGGCGGAGACTTCTATGATTTTCACGACTACGGAGACGGAAGGCTCGGCGTGTTTATCAGCGACGTCTCCGGTCATGGAATTCCCGCTGCGATCATCGCATCCATGGTAAAACTTGCGTTTTCTATCGAAGTCAGAAAGGCCGCGGAACCCGCCGAAGTTTTGAAGAATATTAACCGCGCCTTGATGGGAAAATACGGAAAACATTTTATCACCGCTGCGTATTTGATCATTGACCTTCATAAAGGTATCATAACGTATTCGAACGCGGGACATCCTCCGATTGCGATTCTCAATCATGGTAAGGGAGAATTTAGAGAGATCTTTCTTCCAGGTTGGATCATGGGAATCGATGGAAATCTTAAGAACGGTCAATTGATCATTCCGATCAAAAAAGAAGATCGTATCATCATGTTTACAGACGGTGTTACGGAAGCACGAAATCAATACGGACAAATGTTCGGTTATCAAAAATTTTATGATTTCTTAAAAACGAATTCCGCGATGCAGGGCAGAGCCTTAAATCAGCTCGTTTTTGATACGGTAAAATCCTGGTCGGGACGCGGGGATCAGTTCGAAGACGATATCACTCTGATGATTTTAGATTTGAACGGCAGGGTCGAAAAGGAAGAAGAACCGGCGGTTCCTCTCTATCAAGAAATCTCTCGAACGGGAGCTTAA